A genomic window from Winogradskyella sp. J14-2 includes:
- a CDS encoding DpnI domain-containing protein, translated as MNLRFDLKAAEGYKSKSQIARVLTEKWVGKNIYCPNCGNEILNEFSNNSPVADFFCDNCNHEYELKSKKDSNSLKIVDGAYSTMIERINSDNNPNFFFLNYKSSDFSVQNFFVIPKHFFIDEIIEKRKPLSPNAKRAGWIGCNILLNGIPESGKIHFVKNNTVLDRSEVLSNWNKTKFLSKQKKENRGWTIEILNLLERIQSNDFYLKDVYKFEKDLQVKFPNNNFVKDKIRQQLQVLRDKNLIEFLGNGHYKKL; from the coding sequence ATGAATTTAAGGTTTGATCTAAAAGCAGCAGAAGGATATAAAAGCAAATCGCAAATTGCTAGAGTGCTGACTGAAAAATGGGTTGGTAAGAATATTTATTGTCCAAACTGTGGAAATGAAATATTAAATGAATTTTCCAATAATTCACCTGTTGCTGATTTTTTCTGTGATAATTGCAATCATGAGTATGAACTAAAGAGCAAGAAGGATTCTAATTCTCTAAAAATTGTTGATGGCGCATATTCTACAATGATTGAAAGAATAAACTCTGATAATAATCCTAATTTTTTCTTTTTGAATTACAAAAGTTCAGATTTTTCAGTTCAAAACTTCTTTGTTATTCCAAAGCATTTTTTCATTGATGAAATCATTGAAAAGCGGAAGCCTTTATCACCGAATGCAAAACGAGCAGGTTGGATTGGGTGCAACATCTTGTTAAATGGAATTCCTGAATCAGGTAAAATTCACTTCGTAAAAAACAATACAGTACTTGATAGATCTGAAGTTTTATCAAATTGGAACAAAACAAAGTTTCTTTCTAAGCAAAAAAAGGAAAATCGAGGTTGGACGATAGAAATACTGAATTTATTAGAGCGAATACAGTCGAATGACTTTTATTTGAAAGACGTCTATAAATTTGAGAAAGATTTACAAGTTAAATTCCCGAACAATAATTTCGTTAAAGACAAGATCAGACAACAGCTTCAAGTTCTTCGAGATAAAAACCTTATCGAATTTTTAGGTAATGGACACTACAAAAAGCTCTAA
- a CDS encoding DNA adenine methylase: MYKGNQETNYATVEEPLGLFPKDIAIKPFLKWAGGKTQLLSELHKYVPNNFNKYIEPFIGGGAMFFSLNPNESIIADLNEELIITYRQVKDAVEEIIQYLKTFEHNEEFYYNLRSLDPNELDNSYRAARLIYLNKTCYNGLYRVNKKGKFNVPYGKGKGSFLNEEVLRNASEFLADTTIVNNDYLAVLNEFATEGDFIFLDPPYYPVGKYSDFKRYTKEFFYHEDQVRLKEEFDRLDNIGCKVVLTNSDHDVILDLYADYKVAA, translated from the coding sequence ATGTATAAAGGAAACCAAGAAACGAATTACGCTACTGTCGAAGAACCTCTTGGTTTATTCCCGAAAGATATTGCTATCAAACCGTTTTTGAAATGGGCAGGTGGAAAGACGCAATTACTATCTGAACTTCACAAATACGTTCCCAATAATTTCAATAAATACATTGAACCGTTTATTGGTGGAGGAGCTATGTTTTTCAGTCTCAATCCTAATGAATCAATCATTGCTGATTTAAATGAAGAGTTGATAATAACATATAGACAAGTAAAAGATGCAGTGGAAGAAATAATTCAGTACCTAAAGACATTTGAACATAACGAAGAGTTCTATTATAACCTAAGGAGTCTTGATCCAAATGAATTGGACAATAGTTATAGAGCTGCAAGATTAATATATCTAAATAAGACTTGTTACAATGGACTTTATCGAGTAAATAAAAAAGGTAAATTCAATGTGCCTTATGGTAAAGGAAAAGGAAGTTTTTTAAATGAGGAAGTGCTAAGAAATGCTAGTGAATTTCTTGCTGATACGACAATAGTCAATAATGACTACTTAGCCGTATTAAACGAATTTGCTACCGAAGGTGACTTTATATTTTTAGATCCACCCTATTATCCTGTAGGTAAATACTCTGACTTCAAAAGATATACTAAAGAATTCTTTTATCATGAAGACCAAGTTAGGTTGAAAGAAGAGTTTGACAGACTAGACAATATAGGTTGCAAAGTAGTCTTAACGAATTCAGATCATGACGTAATCCTTGATTTGTATGCAGATTATAAGGTTGCTGCCTGA
- a CDS encoding helix-turn-helix domain-containing protein translates to MSFGNRIKELRESKELLQRQLAASLEIDTPMFSKIERGERRAKREQVIKLARLLQTDENELLTVWLADQIYEIVKDEEIAEGALRVAESTLKYSKLEKHV, encoded by the coding sequence ATGAGTTTTGGTAATCGTATAAAAGAGTTAAGAGAGAGTAAAGAACTCTTACAAAGACAACTCGCAGCAAGTCTAGAGATTGACACGCCAATGTTTAGTAAAATTGAACGTGGAGAACGCAGAGCAAAGAGAGAACAGGTAATTAAGCTTGCTAGATTGCTTCAAACTGATGAGAATGAACTACTAACTGTTTGGCTAGCTGATCAGATTTATGAAATTGTCAAAGACGAAGAAATAGCTGAAGGTGCTTTAAGAGTTGCTGAAAGCACATTGAAATATTCAAAACTTGAAAAACATGTATAA